AAAATTCTCCACAATATGCTCAAAAGAACTGGGCCGTAGTATACTCTACCGTTCATAATAGCTGCTTAATTAGTAATTAAGCCCAAAGCCAATACTTGCGTGGCGTAGTAACCGAAGCCCAAGTGGTAGCCCATCTGCCCACTTTGACCGGAAAGCCTACAAGTACTTCATCCGTTCCCCAATATAGCGCATatagattttttttaaatcaaactTTATCAAAAATGATCAAATTTGTAGAGAAAATCATATACATCTAGAATAGCAAATACATGTGCTTAGATACACCACAAGACATACTTTCATATTATATAcatttgatattgtagatataaatagttttctctatAAATATGGTCAAAATTTATAAAATTTAACTTTGtaaaaaatctatatgcactacattatagaACGGAGGGAATATGATATTTGTGTCGTTAGTCTAATTTTCAAGATCGATCCATCAGCTAGGGCTCCTGCCGCCGCTCGTCGTCTTGTTGCTCCTGCAGTCCAGCCGCCGGGCGCTGCCCCCGTTTGCCAGCCGCCGGGCCCTAAGAATCTATGCAGATCATGAAGAGAAGGAGGTTGCTTCCGCGGTGTTTTGCCATAGTGTTAATTCTGCCAAGGAGCCAGGCCATTGAGTCCGTTATTTGTGCGTGATCTAGGGGTCAAGTCTAAAGGTACACGAACATACAGTTCCTCTACTGCTAGTACTTTTTCGATGTACTTCCTCCGGTTCTTTTTAgcctgcatataagttttgtttgAAATCAAAGTAACTTTACTTTGACCgaatttatagaaaaaaatattaaCATTTACGATGCCAAATCAATTTTGTTAGATTCATTACGAAATGTAGTTTCATGAGATATATATTTGGTatggtagatattgatattttttaatatatatttggtcaagctttgcaaagtttgacttgatccaaatctaatatgcagagtaaaaaggaccgggggGAGTATTACAACATAGCAGCATAATTAACCTAATAAATCTGGTAGTAGTACTTTTCCAATGGATTAGTTTACTAAATTGATGTTTCTTTGGAAAAACCAAATAAATTAAACCTTGCTGCTAATTGATGTATCCTTCTAATTTCgattatttaaccaaaaactaccacaattcatggATCCGTGCCCATAAACTACTACTTTACTTGGTAGTTTTTAGCAAAGGATTAGAAAAAAAAGTGATAGTTTTCGGCACAAATTCGTAAAGTGATAGTTTGTGGGCACGGATCCATGAATTgtgttagtttttggttaaatactccctAATTCCCTACTTAGATTTCTTTGCaaaatttaaccaaatttatattaaagaaATACTAACGTCTACGATACCAAATATATATAGGGGATTATGAAACtatatttcataatgaatctaacaatGTCGATTTGACATtgtaaatgttgatatttttttttcTATAAGTGTCATGAAAGTAGAGATAACTTTGGACAAATTTATATATACGCAGACTAATTAATGCAAAGTGTATGACATGAGCTGACTGCAGGCCGAACACGAGCCGGACTTCCGGACGAGATGCATCAAAGTGTCGGACAGCCAAACACGGACGCCACTAAGCAAAAGTCAAAAGCGGTCAGATAAATAAGCACAAACCTTGCGGAGGAGGTTTGGCACAACTCCCCCGGAAGCCGGCAGGCCACATGACGAATAAAGCACACGAATATGTTGGCAATTTGTGCAGATCAAGAGCAAGATCAGATGCCTCGCCGCAGTCCGTCCACACGTATCTGCGACTAGAGAGCGCCACCGACGTACGACGACAGCAGTAGAGGACCCCTCTTGTAGTTGTAGTGACAAACGTATCGCATCTAGATTTACTCACCGAAGAACACGTCAGAGTAGAACTTCAGCTCCCAAATAGGAGTATTTCCAGTTCTGCTGGTTGCTTTGAACTTTCAGAAACATCCAGTTCTGCTAGTTGCTTGGAACTTTCAGAAACATCAGTCCCCGAAATTGTTCCTCTTGCAGTACAAGGATTTCCCCAAAATGAAACGAGGGAAGATGATTGGACATTGGTTCAGCGGCTAATAATATAGTACTCCTAGATGAAAAAAGAGagtccaggcaagcaaaacacaacCCTGATAACTAGTAGCAATCTGTTTCTGAAACTTACAACCTATCATAGCAAAGGACACCACTCCAAAGTCTCCAAATCTTCTCTCCAGAGACTGGAACCAATGATGCTCTCATTACGACCTATCTCGTACCCTAATCGTCTGACCGACGAGCAAAAGAATCATTAACTGAACTCGGCGCACGATCAGACATGTCTCCGACTCACTATCATGGCGGACTGGCGGTCACCCCGTGACGGTCTGCAGCAGGATCTCGTTGAACGTGTCGATGGGGCCGGGCATGCACCAGTGCACGCAGTCGTTCTGCACCCGCGCGTCCGGCCCGCCGGCGAACGGGTCGCTGCGCATGTACGGCCCCGGGTGGCCGTCCGGCCGCAGGTTGGCCAGCCTCGTCACGTCCAGCGCCGCGAACCGCAGGGGCCCGGCGCCGGCGTGGGCGGCCACCGCCTCCAGGACGGTCCTCCTCATCTCCTTCTCCGTGTAGCCCAGCCCCTTCTCGTCCTCCCTGTACGGGTGCCTCCTGGGGCACGCGCCGGCCTTGTCCCAGTCCCCCTCGAAGTGCGCCGGCGAGAACGTGGTGACCGCGACCAGCTTGCTGTCCGCGCCGTGCCGCCGGGCGACCTCGGCGAGCGTGCGGCGCACGGCCtccttgaacgcgccgaagaaggcCGTCTCGGTGCGGTTGAGGTCCGCGCAGTCGTGGCAGCCCACGACCCTGCCGCCGTCGTGGTAGACGCCGGGGATGAGGAACCAGTGCCCGACGGACAGCACGGCGGCGTCGATCCCGCCCAGCCGCGACATCCACCGCTCGTCGAACGAGTCGAGGAACACGTTGTTGTGCCGCACGCCGGCGTGCTCCGCCTTCTCGGCGACCCGCACCAGGAGCGGCGACCAGAAGATGGAGACGGTGGCGTTGTGCTCCCGGAAGACCCAGCGCCGGAACCTGTTCTCCTGGCCGTCCCGGTACACGAGGTCCGGGCGGGAGCGGGAGGCGAGGAGGCAGAGCAGCGACTCGCCCTGGTTGCGCGCCATGGAGTCGCCCACGAAGGCCAGGTGCCTGTTGCGGAGCCAGCGGaggaacgcctccggggagaaggcGGGGAGGTCGCACCGCCGTGGCCGCCACCGCCAGTGGAGGTACCCGGTGTCCGGGCGGCCGTGCGCCATGCAGTTCTGCCCGTCCTTGATGGTGCCGCAGCTCGTGCCGTCGTACAGCGGCGGGCGCGCGTCCGGCACCCACTCGCCGTCGGAGTAGTCGCACGGCGGCGACGCGGATCCTGACGCCGACACGTCTCCGCCTGCTCGGGCCAACACGACAAGGAAACATTTAGTACTGGAGTACTATCCACTACGCCAAACAATCTCCCAGGAACCCAAAATGCCGCACAAGCGGGTGAAATCACACGCCATTTCTTGCACATTTCAACCGTAAAACCACCATGGCCGCTATTTATTGAGCTTATCAAGAGCGCCTTTTATAAATACTTCTAGAACTCCAGAAAACGGCAAGAAAAAGGGGGGAAATTTATCATCGAAGCAAAAcggaatccgctggagggaaagctCAATTGACGAGCTAAATCGGCCAGAGGACCACTAGGAGAAATCAAATGGAAAACCTAACACCGTACCTTGAGTTTCCCCCAATGCTTCGCCCCCTCGGCCGGGAGCGGGAGGGGGCGGGGGCAGCTGCTCCTCAAGCGCATTGACGGGCGCGTGCCTGTGCTGGGACGGCGCCGCCTCGCGCGCCTGCGGCTGCGCCAGGAGCGGCGGCTTGGGCGCGGCCAGCGGGTTGAAGAGCAGGTAGTggaggagcgcgagggggaggagggcGTAGAGGACGTAGGAGAGGAATTGCTTCCTGGGGAGCGACAAGTGGGTGGTCTGGAGGTGGTGGCTCTGCGGGAAATTGGTGCCCATGGCTGCGCGGGGGAAGCTATGTTCGTGCACGGGGGGAGGCAGCCATGGCGGACGGGGCGGGGCACGAGTCAAGAGGAAAGGGGATCGAGGGAGATGGGAATCCTTCCTTCCTTTCCTTGGGAACACAAATGTTTTTTCTACTGGACAGAAAAGAATGTTTTTCTACGAGGTAATATCACCCTAAGTCATAGAACTTGTGTTCAATGTTCAGTTTGATGCTACAATTTTAAAAATATGGATTTATGGTCATCTAACTTGATATCGCGTGTAAATATGGTCACAAAATACGCGTGCGGACGTATCAGGGCGTATGGCTCCACCTGTTAGTGAGTGGTGGCACTCAGCTTACTTAATTTTTGCACAAAACACCCTCACATTTTTTAACAACCACACTGTACTGCATATAGGCACGTAAATGTTTGAATTCATCATTTTGCATAATTTAAATATAAGCTGCGAGTCTATATATTTTGGATTCGTTAAACATATTTATTTAACAAACATTTTCAATGTCGGTATTAACTATTTTTCATATAATACACAAGTTCATATTTAAATGTTTTTATGTACTAATGATAGTTTTTATGTATAATATTCTTAGAACATAACTTTATTAATTACGTTTTACAAATATCTTGAAGAAATTGCAAATGCAAAATGAGCCTCAATATGTTAAAAAATAAGCCATCAGCATGATCACCTTTCGAAAGACACGCATCTTGTGGATACTGCCAAAAAGAGCCAGCCAGAGTGACAGACGGAGAAAGAACAGATTTCCATGCATAGGAGCTTGATTGATGAAATGTCACTGTATTTACTGCTATGTCAAACCATCCTGATGTGCAATTAGTATTACTTATATTGTTTTACCACTCCACATGTAAGTATTGTGTGTTTCTCAAAAGAAAAAACTTGTAAATACTGTGTTGATGGCATTATATGTTGATCTTAATGCGTCAACCTATCTGGACATGACTTCTCATCCTGCTTAAGGGAATCACTGTAGCAGTGCGCGCCTCTACATGTTTCAGGTAAGAAAAAAGAACCACTAAAATAGCTTAAATGAATCATTGTAGCAGTGCGCGCCTCTACATGTTTCAGGTAAGAAAAAAGGACCACTAAAATAGCTTAAATGGGCTGCAGATGTACATCCACTGCTCATAGATGCAAAAAAATAAATATCATTTAAGCTCTCAGTACATCTAACTTAGCTATCCATACGTTACATGCAAACAGGGATGGCTTGTTGGTTAGAGTGGCTTCTGTGGTGAACATTGGTCGTGGGTTGGATTCCGGGCTCTCTCCCATTTTTCACTAATTTGACTTTTTCGGAAATAAAAAATATGAGAGTGTTTTGTGTAAAAATAAGTTCATCATGTGTCACCACTCACTAACAGGTGGGGCCATACACCCTGATACGTCCACATGCATATGTTGTGACCGTATTTACACGCGTTGTCAAGTTAAATGATCACAAATTCGTATTTTCAAAGTTCTAACATCAAACTGAACGTCGAGCGTAAGTTCTATGACTCCTGGTGATATTACCTCTTTTTCTACTGACTGCTGTCCCTACATTTGGGTTTGTTGTTAAATGGCTGCTTGCTGGACTCAAATGACATGGCCCAAACAGCCCACAAGCGTACCAGTATTTTTCTTTTGACCAAAGCATAGCAGTGCTCTGAAAAAGTGTCTACTTCGCTTTGCTTCTCGACAATTGGCAAGGTTTGAGCGGGGGTTCGGTGAGACCGACTGTCCATTGGTTGGAGCACGGTGAGACGTTGGTTGGAGCTGGTGAGGGTCGGCTGGTATCTGCGTCCACACCATTCTTTTCATAAGCCAACTCCACAGCGTGATCTCAAACGGACGTTCGGATTAACCGGATTTTGTCCTTTTGGGACGTTGATGAGTTCGTCCGTATCCGGCTTGGTCAGATGGATCGTGCGTGCGCCCACCGCGCGGCCGAACCCAAATCATGTCCGGGGTGGAtataaataaaaaatatataaaaactaaaatgaaataataaaaaagtaaataaacgcactaaaaaacataaaacatatatagggATCGGCCACAAAACGGCCTAGTTTTCACGGCCACTTAAAAGGCCCAGTTTCATAATTAACatataaaaaacaaaataaaaaaacgccTCCCGCGCGCTTCTGCCGCTCCCGTCGGTGCCGTCGTCGTCTTCACTGGCCGttggtgtcgtcgtcgtcgctgacgagatCGACGTAGGCCGGCGGCGTCCACATGTGGGCCGACGGTGCGTGGTAGACGGGGGAGGGCTGGACggccggaggtgcctgcaccacctcctcccggggagacgcctcccgctccggtgaccgcggcggagtggggcaccagttcacgcccacgccgacggccatctccggagcagtgcaggaccagccccacccctggcccagcaGCTGCTGGAACGCGGCCGGCGGgtcctcctccatcgcctcctccgtGACGGCCGCCATCTGCAGCTTCGGGAAGGCGACGTCCCCGGCGGCAGAGAGGGCCATGGTCTCCTCCAGGCCGTCCCATTGTCGCtcgtcgtgcgtgttcatggagCCCTCCATGACACGCTGCAGGAGACAGGCCTCCTCCTCCGTTGtcatgcgaggagggggaggtggcgacggagacggggaaggcgacggcgtgggcgtgacGCCACGCACCCGCCTACGCCCGCGCTCTTGGGGAGCAGGCGCTGCGTGCTGCTGtcgtggccgccgcggccccgtCGAGGTGTCGGCGAAGAACGATGCGCGCCTGGTGTCGTGCTCGTCACAAAACCAGGTGTCCCAGAGTCCGGAGTCGGGGGCGTACCTGGGGTCGTAGaagaggtcgtcggggaggaggcggcggcggcgcttgaTCTCCGTGTCGCGCGTACGGCCGCTCGTCGGGACCAGCGGGATCGAGACCCGGTCGGCGGAGAGATGCCAGTTATTGGGGAGATGGACGTCGCTCCAGGAGAGCGGTGTCCTTGTCTCCCAATAACGACGGCACACCGACGCGCGGATGTaatgccggtcgcgctcgccggcggacGTGGGCGCGATGGAGAAGGCGGGCGGCGCGGGGGCCCGACGTGGTGGGATGGCGACGCGGGCTCGCGGCGGCGTCCCGACGAGGAACCAGCCTCGTGGTCGTGCTTGCCTTTGCGGCCCATGACTGTGGGCGGCCGGACGGCGAGGTGTTGGCTAGGGTTTGGGACTGGGGCTGTCGAGTTTCGAGGAGGCCGCGGGAtggcgtggggcagtgtggacgatGATCCATCCATGCTTCTCATTTAAAGAAGGACGGCGACCGTTCGACGTGCGGATGACAGGTGGAGCCGCTCGCTCGTATGCATTGATGTGGGCGGGTAGGAGATAGGTGaccgcctgccacgcggccccgacgcggacgaggccGCGTCCGTTTGATGTCCGTCGCGATCCAAACCCGGCGCAAGTTTACGCTTGAAATGGatcggcccggacacaaaacggacaaaatgAGTCCGGGCCGTCGCGCGCTAGACCGTTTTCTTTGTCCGTTTTACCCTAAACAAAGAGGACCGAACACAATAGAGTTGGGCAAAAGAATGATCTGCGATGCCATGAGAGGCCAGGACTGCAAAGTGCCTGCCGGTGGTTGGACGTCGTCCACGACGTCGGCAGGGGATACAGGTTCAAAACGTCGGACCGGTGGTGTCGTGGGAGTTCGTGGGCTCTGCACCTACTCACGTAAATATTTGAACTACAGGCATCAAGGCAGGATTCACGTAAATAGAGTGAATTTCACCTTTTACCTTGTAGTTGTACATTTATGATACATATCACCCTATTTAGTGAACCTTCTATCAAAATATCAGATTTTGGAGGCATTTAACTTGGTTTTACCTAGTTTTGCATTTTCCTTGTTTATGTTATATAGGATTGGCATGTTGTGTCAATGATTCGTAAAAGAATATGTAAAGATCAGAGGGCATCATTGACGATCATGTCCAGGCTTCTCTTGTCCATATCCATTCCTCATCGTCATCACATATTTTCGGACCCCTGGCGTCATCTCTCACACCTTACGTGATGGATATGCAtcagaaaatgagggtccaaagcTTTCAAAAAGGGTATTCTAGGCGAATTTTCACTCGATGGGGTAATTAGTGTCACAAATGTAAAACTACGgggtaaaaagtggaattcactTATGTAAATATTTCGACTTTGCCTTAAAAAACGTAAATATTTGGACCAGATACATACAGGGAGTGCCGGTTATAATATTTTGTGGTGTAGTATTTTTTGGATTTCACAACGTCGGGCCGGCGGTGTCGTGGGAGCTCATGGGCTCTGCACCTGCTTAGCGGGCATCAAGGCAGGATTCACGTAAATGTTTGGACCAGATGCTTATAGGGAGTGCCGGTTATAATATTTTGTGGTGTACGGTAGTATTTTTTGAATTTCGCTACATACTGAATGCCGGGTTTTTAAGCATGGCAAATCAAAAATTTGAGATGACAAATTATGTTGTTGTGGCTCGTGAGGATGACAGTTTACTTTATCAAGCATGACAAATCAAACATTTGAGATGACAAATTATGTTGTCGTGACTCGTGAGATTGAAAGTTTTCTTTATCAATCATGCCAGATCCTTGCCACGTTTAGTTTTTTCGCCAGGAATTGTCATGTCTAAATAACTGACGTAAATTTTCTAGCATTTTTTTATTTTGTTAGGTCATATTCGATTTAGAATTTTGTAGGATTTTCTTCCTATGAATTTTTTTCGTATGTTGAGCATTCGTTTTATACGAACAGAGGTGCAAGAGTCCCAAGGATTATGCCCATATTCTTTTTCATATGGTGTTGTCCATCACGTTTGGCGAGCTCGCGCCAGCAGAGAGATTGATCTTCGGCCCCCTCACCTTTGTCGCGAATGGGGCATGCTCGTTTGACATCAACCCACCGTCCTTCCCTGACTCCACCATCTTCTTCTGGTCTCTCACATTCGTCATCAGCCGCTATGGCAATCTCCGACTCCGCGTCCACCGCCCTATCGGGCCGTAGGCGTGGTCCCATCGGAGCCGTTATCACCAATACCACCGGCCTCTATCTTAGAGGACGACGACCTCGCAtcgacaaacttcacggccgaagtCCGTATTCCAGCCTCGAGTTCGGAACGTTGCACCGACCTTACAACAACCCACCAGCCCGCCCTTGTGTCATATCTGAGCTTTGCTACCCTCGCCTCACTTCCGGAAAATGGTGACGAGGATACCGTAGCTAGCATCATCTTCGTCTAGGAGAAGGAGGAAGGCGACGAGACCGGTGCAAAGCCTAAAACCGATCCCTACCACGGATGGTGACGAACCCCTATAGCCCATCTCCTGGAGCAGATTCTCATGACGACACCGGGCAGCTCAGCAGGCAGCAAATCTTCAGCACCAACCATGGCTCCAATCGTCAACAACACCAACGGATCCGCAACAACTCACGTGGTTCCACCGTCCATGGCTCCCCCAACCTCTGAGATAGTAAGTATCGCTCCATCAGCACCACGTCTTCCACACCAATTGGGCGAAACCACATCAGCTTCACCATTCTCCGTACCGGACCCCCGGGATTCATGACTCTTGGGGCCAACACCTCGAGCCTCGCGGGAACAACGATGACACCAGCTATCATCAAAGATCATAGACAAGGCGTTGTGGGTGCTGAGAACACCCTTACTAGGAATCAACCCACCTTATGAACAATGGAGACCCTCAGGCAGGCCACCGTGGCAACCCAGCTACAGCTCCAGAGAAACACAACGGAGGTCGCTGTGCGGCAGGCGCGATGAAGGGAAAACAAGACCAACTAACAGAGACGTCGGCCTCGATGCCAAACCCATTCGACCACCAACGCCCTTGCAGCCCTTGGGCGCGTGGCGGTCAACGACTTCGATGAACATGGAGATCCCTTGGGAGCGACGCCAAACCGTCACACACATAGTGCTCACACGCCCACCTCACTCTTCTTTAGCGACGACAATCCACCCTCGACCCCCGCCACCAGTGATGTCGATCCCGCCCCTCCTCCCCCAACCGGAAATCGTCCGATCCATGCGAAATTTGAAGATTAGTAGACATTCTCGAAAAAGAGATTACTAATgttgtatactccctccgtccggaaatacttgtcatcgaaatggataaaaatgggtttatctagaactaaaatacatctagatacattctctTTTATTCATTTTCTTGAATTACTTAAAAAGAAGATAAGGTTTTCCATTTCACCTTTCTTCCCACCACCACTTTGTGCAATCTTTCATGCatatatgataatcaatcaccttaatttacgtaAACCAATTCTATTTTAATTACTTACCAAACTTgtaatcaaaatataaggtaagTCACGGTCAGAATTTGATGAACATATATAAGGTAAGTCAAGGCAGGATTCACATAAATGTTTGGACCAGATGCTTACAGGGAGTGCCGGTTATAATATTTTGTGGTGTGATATTTTTTGGATTTCACTACAAATGAAACGTCGGGTTTTTAAACATGATGAATCGAACAAATGAGATGTCAAATTATGTTGTCGCGACTTGTGAGGATGGCAATTTCCTATATCAGGCATGGCAATGTTTTTCACAAAAAAGATTCCTTGCCATGTTAAGAGCCTCTTTGATACGTAGGATTCTCAAAATACTGGAATATGAAAAATGCAGGAATAGAGTGCCATGTTCTTTTGTACCCTATAGGATTTGGAAGTGTGTTTGATAGTACAGGAGAAATAAAGGAATtctacaaagaggtttgagtggatggaaattttcctccaaaacgtagtacaaatgaatcctatggaaaaattccaAAGAATTTCAATCCAACGAATCAAACGACCATCGTAAGAACAAAAAATCCTAAGGATCCAAATCCTTCAAAAATCCTACGAAAATCCTTTGTATCAAAGGAGCCCTCAGCTTTTCTGCTACGGGAGTTCGGGGAGACCGATTTTCTTCTGGTCCCACCATCTTCTTCGGGGAGTTCGGAGAGTTCATGATGGCACCAGACAGCTTAGCGAGCAGCAGATCTTCAGCACCAACCATGGCTCCAATCGTCACCAACACCAACGGATCTGCGACGACTCATGTGGTTCCACCGCCC
This portion of the Triticum dicoccoides isolate Atlit2015 ecotype Zavitan chromosome 7A, WEW_v2.0, whole genome shotgun sequence genome encodes:
- the LOC119334448 gene encoding protein ALTERED XYLOGLUCAN 4-like, with the translated sequence MGTNFPQSHHLQTTHLSLPRKQFLSYVLYALLPLALLHYLLFNPLAAPKPPLLAQPQAREAAPSQHRHAPVNALEEQLPPPPPAPGRGGEALGETQGGDVSASGSASPPCDYSDGEWVPDARPPLYDGTSCGTIKDGQNCMAHGRPDTGYLHWRWRPRRCDLPAFSPEAFLRWLRNRHLAFVGDSMARNQGESLLCLLASRSRPDLVYRDGQENRFRRWVFREHNATVSIFWSPLLVRVAEKAEHAGVRHNNVFLDSFDERWMSRLGGIDAAVLSVGHWFLIPGVYHDGGRVVGCHDCADLNRTETAFFGAFKEAVRRTLAEVARRHGADSKLVAVTTFSPAHFEGDWDKAGACPRRHPYREDEKGLGYTEKEMRRTVLEAVAAHAGAGPLRFAALDVTRLANLRPDGHPGPYMRSDPFAGGPDARVQNDCVHWCMPGPIDTFNEILLQTVTG